The genomic stretch TCTTGATAAACATTGCCATATAAGCATTCGATTAAAAGGATCTTTGTGAAAATCTTCCCTCAAATTATGGTAAGTAGAAGCTTCGTCCTGGTTTAGTTCAATGATGTTAATATTTAATTTTTCGAGAAGGTGCGGGATATCTTCTGGTTTAAGTCCTGAGAGCTTTAGTTTACCGAGCCTGAATTTTAAAGAAATTTCCCATAATGAAATTGTGCTAACTAAAATTTGATTGTTTTGATCTTTAACGATGGAAGAAACTTTTTTACTTAATTGTTTTGAATCTCCAATTACCCAAAGTAAGGCGTGAGTATCTAAAAGGTATGCCATTAGATATTTAAGAATTCTTCTTCCGTAATAGA from Leptospira congkakensis encodes the following:
- a CDS encoding type II toxin-antitoxin system VapC family toxin; translated protein: MAYLLDTHALLWVIGDSKQLSKKVSSIVKDQNNQILVSTISLWEISLKFRLGKLKLSGLKPEDIPHLLEKLNINIIELNQDEASTYHNLREDFHKDPFNRMLIWQCLSRKFIFISKDLEIKKYKISGLKTIWS